From one Solea solea chromosome 15, fSolSol10.1, whole genome shotgun sequence genomic stretch:
- the fbxo28 gene encoding F-box only protein 28, with amino-acid sequence MAAVVERTDGGVGSLDSDSVSTRQSSPPPDQPHQNNPLLGLPIVAIETVLNMLSYDEISLLRSVCKRMDMICQRVLNQGFLKVERYHSLCQRQVKAQLPRRESERRNHSLARHADILAAVETRLSLLNMTFMKYVDSNLCCFIPGKVIDEIYRVLRYVNSTRAPQRAHEVLQELRDISSMAMEYFDEKIVPILKKKLPGADLSGRLIGSTPVAGPSTSLTTMSLLAKNTPSRSEMTKVQQQVKVNGASMTVLRREMQEIRVKQLEQQKQLQDQEQKLLEQTQVIGEQNARLAELEHKLRELMDSNAAAMGGARPGTAVPSTSSSVSSTAASTSASVLLGGDSVAAASLPLVPEDQGGSSLKRTKKSPDLPRQSKRLRSK; translated from the exons ATGGCAGCCGTCGTAGAGAGGACTGATGGAGGTGTCGGGTCCTTGGACTCGGACTCAGTGTCCACGCGACAGTCGAGCCCTCCACCGGACCAGCCGCACCAGAACAACCCGCTGTTGGGACTGCCCATCGTCGCCATCGAGACCGTCCTCAATATGCTCTCTTACGATGAAATTAGCCTGCTGCGCTCG GTGTGTAAGCGCATGGACATGATCTGCCAGCGTGTCCTGAATCAGGGCTTCCTGAAGGTGGAGCGTTACCACAGTCTGTGTCAGAGACAAGTCAAAGCCCAGCTGCCCAG ACGAGAGTCTGAGAGGAGGAACCACTCCCTGGCCCGTCACGCTGACATCCTGGCCGCCGTGGAAACacgcctctctctcctcaacatGACCTTCATGAAATATGTTGACTccaatctctgctgcttcattcCTGGAAAG GTGATCGATGAGATTTATCGCGTTCTGCGTTATGTGAACTCCACCCGAGCCCCTCAGCGAGCTCATGAGGTCTTGCAGGAGCTCAGGGACATCTCCTCCATGGCCATGGAGTACTTTGACGAGAAGATCGTCCCCATCCTGAAGAAGAAGCTGCCTGGAGCTGACCTGTCCGGCCGCCTCATCGGGTCCACACCAG TGGCAGGTCCATCTACCTCCCTGACCACCATGTCCCTGTTGGCCAAGAACACACCGTCGCGCTCGGAGATGACCAAGGTGCAGCAGCAGGTCAAGGTGAACGGGGCGTCGATGACGGTGCTGCGCAGGGAGATGCAGGAGATCCGCGTCAagcagctggagcagcagaagcagctgcAGGACCAGGAGCAGAAGCTTCTGGAACAGACCCAGGTGATTGGTGAGCAGAACGCCCGCCTCGCGGAGCTGGAGCACAAGCTCCGGGAACTGATGGACAGCAACGCCGCTGCTATGGGAGGAGCCAGGCCTGGCACGGCTGTCCCCTCCACGTCCAGCAGCGTGTCTTCCACTGCTGCCAGCACGTCTGCTTCTGTGCTGCTGGGGGGCGACAGCGTGGCTGCAGCCTCGTTACCCTTAGTGCCGGAAGATCAGGGAGGGTCGTCACTTAAACGCACCAAAAAGAGCCCGGACCTTCCACGACAGTCCAAGCGGCTGCGCAGCAAGTAA
- the degs1 gene encoding sphingolipid delta(4)-desaturase DES1, whose translation MGNRVAREDFEWVYTDQPHADRRKEILAKYPEIKSLMGPDLRLKWIVCMMVVIQFLAFYLIKDLDWKWVLFWTYAFGSCINHSMTLAIHEISHNTAFGNNKAMWNRYFAMFANLPIGLPYSASFKRYHLDHHRYLGGDGVDVDIPTDFEGWFFCTRFRKFVWIILQPLFYAIRPLCINPKPISQLEVTNMVFQLSFNFLLYWLWGAKPVVYMLAGSMLGMGLHPISGHFIAEHYMFLKGHETYSYYGSLNLLTFNVGYHNEHHDFPSIPGRRLPMVKKIAAEYYDDLPQYTSWVKVLYDFIMDDALSPYSRVKRKLKGDVKQE comes from the exons ATGGGGAACAGGGTCGCACGTGAGGACTTCGAGTGGGTATACACAGACCAGCCGCACGCCGACAGGAGGAAGGAGATCCTGG CTAAATATCCAGAAATCAAATCGTTGATGGGTCCCGACCTGAGGCTGAAATGGATTGTATGCATGATGGTGGTGATACAGTTTTTAGCTTTCTACCTGATCAAAGACTTGGACTGGAAATGGGTTTTGTTTTGGACCTATGCGTTTGGCAGCTGTATCAACCACTCAATGACCCTTGCCATTCATGAGATCTCCCATAACACGGCTTTTGGAAACAACAAGGCCATGTGGAACCGCTACTTCGCCATGTTCGCCAACCTGCCCATCGGCCTGCCCTACTCCGCCTCCTTCAAACGCTATCACCTTGACCACCATCGCTACCTGGGTGGAGACGGTGTCGATGTGGACATCCCCACCGACTTTGAGGGCTGGTTCTTCTGCACGCGCTTCCGAAAATTCGTCTGGATTATTCTGCAGCCACTCTTCTACGCTATCCGGCCTCTCTGCATCAACCCCAAACCCATCTCCCAGCTGGAGGTGACCAACATGGTTTTCCAGCTCTCCTTTAACTTCCTGCTCTACTGGCTGTGGGGCGCCAAGCCTGTGGTCTACATGCTGGCCGGCTCCATGCTGGGGATGGGCTTGCACCCCATCTCTGGTCACTTCATAGCCGAGCACTACATGTTCCTCAAGGGCCATGAGACCTACTCCTACTACGGCTCCCTCAACCTGCTCACCTTCAACGTGGGTTACCACAACGAGCACCATGATTTCCCCAGCATCCCAGGACGCAGGCTGCCCAtg GTGAAGAAAATAGCAGCGGAGTACTACGACGACCTGCCTCAGTACACGTCGTGGGTGAAGGTTCTGTACGACTTCATCATGGACGACGCACTGAGTCCGTACTccagagtgaagaggaagctgaAGGGAGACGTGAAGCAGGAGTAA